From the Maioricimonas rarisocia genome, one window contains:
- a CDS encoding sulfatase-like hydrolase/transferase, translating into MRNHVRPALMLLVLVTIVSVAKAPARSAERPPNFVVIFTDDQGYGDLSCFGGEHVSTPRIDQMAAEGARLTSFYVAAPVCTASRAALMTGCYPKRIDMATGSNFGVLLAGDRKGLNPDEITIAEVLKSAGYSTGMFGKWHLGDQPGFLPTRQGFDEFFGLPYSHDIHPYHPRQDHFKFPPLPLLDGETVIEMDPDADSLTKRITERAVAFIEKHRDEPFFLYVPHPIPHRPLHVSPPFMKDVPPEIAARLAREADGIDYRTRDTLFRQAIAEIDWSVGEILDALSSAGIEENTLTIFTSDNGPAIGSAGGLKGRKGSTFEGGMREPTVAHWPGKIPAGTVNDELMTTMDLLPTFARLAGTALPDDRVIDGKDILPVSTGEAESPHDVFFYHRGEDLQAVRSGPWKLHVRAGKPVALYNLNDELAEKTDVRDGNQDVVERLLEQIEAFEADIADNSRPAAFVKSPVPLSNASEKAPEFPELASMAFTPQNVEGIGHDPGVCRRDPSDVIKVGDTWYVWYSRVERGQPLYPSGYGASVWFATSTDDGRSWTEQGEAVGKGPKGSFDSHGVFTPNILPHEGRYYLYYTAVGDGFNNRGYSEEAKTRIAVAVADSPDGPWTKPENNVVIEPSEDRSRFDSFRCDDSALLVSGDQVWLYYKGRQWGRTPKFTKMGVAVARDPLGPFEKQNDGRPVQAEGHEVLIWPEADGVVSLVTNAGRGVYYAPDGLQFRKITSEFEGRLMAPGAYRPDLTDPSTTAGLRWGIAMVSGRDPYLVRFERKAAD; encoded by the coding sequence ATGAGGAATCACGTCAGACCCGCGTTGATGCTGCTGGTCCTGGTCACCATCGTCTCCGTCGCGAAGGCACCAGCCCGTTCCGCGGAGCGTCCACCGAACTTCGTCGTCATCTTCACCGACGATCAGGGTTACGGCGACCTGAGTTGCTTCGGTGGCGAGCACGTCAGCACGCCGCGGATCGATCAGATGGCAGCCGAAGGCGCCAGGCTGACGAGCTTCTACGTCGCTGCCCCGGTCTGCACCGCGTCCCGGGCTGCTCTGATGACCGGCTGCTACCCGAAGCGGATTGACATGGCGACTGGTTCCAACTTCGGAGTCCTCCTTGCCGGCGACAGGAAGGGCCTCAATCCGGACGAGATCACGATCGCCGAGGTGCTGAAGTCGGCCGGCTACAGCACCGGAATGTTCGGCAAGTGGCACCTGGGGGATCAGCCCGGGTTCCTGCCGACGCGGCAGGGCTTCGACGAGTTCTTCGGCCTCCCCTACAGCCACGACATTCACCCGTATCACCCGCGGCAGGACCACTTCAAATTCCCGCCGCTTCCGTTGCTCGACGGGGAAACTGTCATCGAGATGGACCCGGATGCCGACTCGCTGACGAAGCGGATCACCGAGCGAGCCGTCGCATTCATCGAGAAGCACAGGGATGAACCGTTCTTCCTGTACGTTCCGCATCCGATTCCGCATCGGCCGCTGCATGTGTCGCCGCCGTTCATGAAAGATGTCCCCCCGGAGATCGCCGCCAGGCTGGCTCGGGAAGCGGACGGCATCGATTACCGGACGCGCGACACACTGTTCCGGCAGGCCATCGCCGAAATCGACTGGTCGGTCGGGGAGATTCTGGACGCGTTGAGCTCAGCAGGAATCGAAGAGAACACACTGACCATTTTTACCTCGGACAATGGTCCGGCCATCGGCAGCGCGGGGGGCTTGAAGGGTCGCAAGGGAAGCACGTTCGAAGGGGGGATGCGCGAACCAACCGTCGCCCACTGGCCGGGGAAGATTCCGGCCGGCACGGTCAACGACGAACTGATGACCACCATGGACCTGCTGCCGACGTTCGCACGGCTCGCCGGTACGGCCCTTCCGGACGACCGCGTGATCGACGGCAAGGATATCTTGCCCGTGTCGACGGGCGAGGCAGAAAGTCCGCACGACGTGTTCTTCTATCATCGGGGTGAAGACCTCCAGGCGGTCCGGTCCGGGCCGTGGAAGCTGCACGTGCGGGCCGGCAAACCGGTCGCGCTGTACAACCTCAACGACGAGCTTGCCGAAAAGACCGACGTCCGCGACGGCAATCAGGACGTGGTCGAGAGGCTGCTGGAACAGATCGAGGCGTTCGAAGCCGACATCGCTGACAACAGCCGCCCCGCGGCATTCGTGAAGAGCCCGGTGCCGCTGTCGAACGCGTCGGAGAAGGCGCCCGAGTTTCCGGAACTCGCGTCGATGGCCTTCACCCCTCAGAACGTGGAGGGAATCGGCCACGATCCGGGCGTCTGCCGGCGCGACCCTTCGGATGTGATCAAAGTCGGCGACACCTGGTACGTGTGGTATTCCCGGGTCGAACGAGGGCAGCCGCTGTACCCCTCGGGCTATGGGGCGAGCGTCTGGTTCGCGACATCGACCGACGATGGACGATCGTGGACCGAGCAGGGCGAGGCGGTCGGCAAAGGACCGAAGGGCAGCTTCGACTCCCATGGTGTCTTCACGCCCAACATCCTCCCGCACGAGGGCAGGTACTATCTCTACTACACGGCCGTCGGTGATGGCTTCAACAATCGCGGCTATTCGGAAGAGGCGAAGACGCGCATCGCCGTGGCCGTTGCCGATTCACCGGACGGGCCGTGGACAAAGCCGGAGAACAACGTCGTCATCGAGCCGAGTGAAGACCGGTCCCGCTTCGACAGCTTCCGGTGCGACGACAGTGCCCTGCTGGTCTCGGGCGATCAGGTCTGGCTCTACTACAAGGGGCGCCAGTGGGGACGCACGCCGAAGTTCACGAAAATGGGTGTCGCCGTCGCCCGCGATCCGCTCGGTCCGTTCGAGAAGCAGAACGACGGCAGGCCGGTGCAGGCCGAAGGGCATGAGGTGCTGATCTGGCCCGAAGCCGACGGCGTGGTCTCCCTGGTGACCAATGCCGGCCGTGGCGTGTACTACGCTCCGGATGGTCTGCAGTTCAGAAAGATCACGTCGGAGTTCGAGGGCCGGCTCATGGCCCCGGGCGCTTATCGTCCGGACCTGACCGATCCCTCGACTACGGCCGGCCTTCGCTGGGGAATCGCGATGGTGAGCGGCAGGGATCCGTACCTGGTCCGATTTGAACGTAAGGCCGCCGACTGA
- a CDS encoding MBL fold metallo-hydrolase produces the protein MTLVFERVQTQGIAQISYLVGDDGSSTCSVVDPRPDVDVYLELSRKHGVAITHIFETHIHADFMSGARELADRLGGATICVSGEEDAEYDFDVQKIRDGDQFEFGSVVLTARHTPGHTPEHLSYELAEKDQPDDPWGVLTGDSLFVGSAGRPDLLGEEETEELTEKLFHTLRDYYLKLDDGVLVFPCHGAGSACGADIGERPMSSIGYERRTNNFLQYDDFDEFKKFIQEGAPPVPQHYPILKKVNARGPELIGGSPRVPGLSPEQFQKELEKGEAQLLDTRQMLAFGGGHIPGAINIGDRPELSVWAGDMLSYDRPILLVVEDERQLGWITWHLAYVGLTRFRGYLAGGMKVWENKGMPLVSLPQLPVQELNRKHDELQILDVRSPSEFEQGRIAGATHQFVAEMRDGVNGELKLDRGKPTAVYCGSGYRASIAASLMQRDGFEDVRNVPGSMQAWKNAGYDVEK, from the coding sequence ATGACTCTGGTTTTCGAACGCGTGCAGACTCAGGGTATTGCCCAGATCTCGTATCTCGTTGGAGACGATGGCAGTTCAACGTGCAGCGTGGTCGATCCCCGACCGGACGTGGACGTCTATCTCGAACTGAGCCGCAAGCATGGCGTCGCCATCACGCACATCTTCGAAACGCACATCCATGCCGACTTCATGAGCGGGGCCCGCGAGCTGGCGGATCGCCTGGGTGGGGCGACGATCTGCGTCAGCGGAGAAGAGGACGCGGAGTACGACTTCGACGTCCAGAAGATTCGTGACGGAGACCAGTTCGAATTCGGCTCCGTCGTGCTCACCGCCCGCCATACGCCGGGGCACACGCCGGAGCATCTCTCCTACGAGCTGGCGGAGAAGGATCAGCCGGACGATCCGTGGGGAGTCCTTACGGGGGACTCGCTATTCGTCGGTTCTGCCGGCCGCCCGGATCTTCTCGGGGAAGAAGAGACGGAAGAACTGACGGAGAAACTGTTCCATACGCTCCGGGACTATTACCTCAAGCTGGACGACGGTGTGCTTGTCTTCCCCTGTCACGGGGCGGGCTCCGCGTGCGGGGCCGACATCGGCGAACGGCCGATGAGCAGCATCGGTTACGAGCGCCGTACGAACAATTTCCTCCAGTACGATGACTTCGACGAGTTCAAGAAGTTCATCCAGGAGGGGGCACCGCCGGTCCCGCAGCATTATCCGATTCTCAAGAAGGTGAATGCCCGGGGCCCGGAGTTGATCGGGGGCAGCCCGCGCGTGCCCGGCCTCTCGCCGGAGCAGTTCCAGAAGGAACTGGAGAAGGGAGAGGCGCAGCTGCTCGATACGCGGCAGATGCTCGCGTTCGGCGGGGGGCACATTCCGGGGGCCATCAACATCGGGGACCGGCCGGAACTCTCGGTCTGGGCCGGCGACATGCTTTCCTACGACCGGCCCATCCTGCTTGTCGTGGAGGACGAACGGCAACTTGGGTGGATCACGTGGCATCTCGCGTACGTCGGGTTGACCCGTTTCCGCGGGTATCTCGCCGGCGGCATGAAGGTGTGGGAGAACAAGGGAATGCCGCTTGTCTCTCTGCCGCAGTTGCCGGTGCAGGAACTGAATCGAAAGCACGACGAGCTCCAGATCCTCGACGTTCGGTCTCCCAGCGAGTTCGAGCAGGGACGGATCGCAGGAGCGACGCATCAGTTCGTGGCCGAGATGCGGGATGGCGTCAACGGCGAGCTGAAACTCGATCGGGGCAAGCCGACGGCGGTTTACTGCGGCAGCGGTTACCGCGCCAGCATTGCCGCCAGTCTGATGCAGCGGGACGGCTTTGAGGACGTCCGGAACGTCCCGGGCAGCATGCAGGCCTGGAAGAACGCCGGCTACGACGTCGAGAAGTAG
- a CDS encoding YeeE/YedE thiosulfate transporter family protein codes for MNNPLVHKSWSPWIVGIGIGVLSWFAFWSANHPLGITTAFEHTAALIIQGISPEFADSNSYYQEESPKIGWEWMLVLGVFIGSLISSITSGDRERITVPPMWARRFGSSAALRLTVAFFAGALMMFGARLASGCTSGHGISGNLQLAASSWLFSIIFFAVAILTAFLVYGRKEGDHV; via the coding sequence ATGAACAATCCACTCGTCCACAAATCCTGGTCCCCATGGATCGTGGGGATCGGGATCGGCGTCCTCAGCTGGTTCGCGTTCTGGAGCGCGAACCACCCGCTGGGGATCACCACCGCATTCGAGCACACCGCGGCACTGATCATCCAAGGCATCTCTCCGGAGTTTGCGGACTCCAACAGCTACTACCAGGAGGAGTCGCCGAAGATCGGCTGGGAATGGATGCTGGTCCTCGGTGTCTTTATCGGCAGTCTGATCAGCTCCATAACCTCGGGCGATCGTGAGCGAATCACCGTTCCGCCGATGTGGGCCCGTCGCTTCGGTTCGAGCGCCGCGCTGCGGCTGACCGTCGCCTTCTTCGCGGGGGCCCTGATGATGTTCGGAGCCCGGCTCGCCAGTGGTTGCACCAGCGGTCACGGCATCAGTGGCAATCTTCAGCTGGCTGCTTCGAGCTGGCTGTTCAGCATCATCTTTTTCGCAGTGGCCATCCTGACGGCGTTTCTGGTCTACGGACGAAAGGAGGGGGACCATGTTTGA
- a CDS encoding YeeE/YedE thiosulfate transporter family protein: MFDPLWKLAVGLLTGIVFGVLLQKGRVAKFRVIVSQFLLTDWTVVKIMGTAVVVGAIGIYALLPEGLVSLHLKPLVWFGIIVGGICFGVGMALFGYCPGTSVAATGEGRRDAMVGVLGMLGGAATYVLLYPGLSGLLKMWGDAGKVTLPQWTDTSPWIWIGGLAAALLIWAGILYSTSGSRRQHPSEGGFHKPTAA, encoded by the coding sequence ATGTTTGATCCCCTGTGGAAACTCGCAGTCGGCCTGCTGACAGGCATCGTCTTTGGAGTCCTCCTGCAGAAGGGGAGGGTGGCCAAGTTCCGGGTCATCGTCAGCCAGTTCCTGCTGACCGACTGGACCGTCGTCAAGATCATGGGAACGGCCGTCGTCGTCGGGGCGATCGGCATCTACGCCCTCCTTCCTGAGGGACTGGTCTCGCTGCATCTCAAGCCGCTGGTCTGGTTCGGAATCATCGTCGGCGGAATCTGCTTTGGCGTCGGGATGGCCCTGTTCGGCTACTGCCCGGGCACCAGTGTCGCTGCCACCGGCGAGGGACGTCGCGATGCGATGGTGGGCGTCCTGGGCATGCTTGGGGGAGCGGCTACCTACGTCCTGCTGTATCCGGGGCTGTCCGGCCTGCTCAAGATGTGGGGAGATGCCGGCAAGGTCACGCTTCCTCAATGGACCGACACGTCTCCGTGGATCTGGATTGGCGGACTTGCCGCTGCACTGCTGATCTGGGCCGGCATCCTGTACAGCACGTCCGGCTCCCGGCGGCAGCATCCGTCGGAAGGGGGCTTTCACAAGCCGACCGCTGCATAA
- a CDS encoding YeeE/YedE thiosulfate transporter family protein has translation MNYRIYRQLAGVVAASTAGVAQAASELPTPYPYPEPAWSPYIAGGLIGLLVLTTLVLAGKKLGASSAYSDGSGMIGRLVAPRHIASIPYFQNNKPMIGWTFMLVIGTIIGSFIAASTGGELTGTYLQDMWVARFGPDSGGLRTLVALAGGALMAYGARMAGGCTSGHGISGTLQLAVGSWIAVICFFLGGIASAMLMYRL, from the coding sequence ATGAATTACCGCATCTATCGACAACTGGCGGGCGTCGTCGCGGCCTCGACTGCCGGCGTCGCGCAGGCGGCCTCCGAACTGCCGACGCCGTATCCGTATCCCGAGCCGGCGTGGTCCCCCTACATCGCGGGAGGACTGATCGGTCTGCTCGTGCTCACCACGCTGGTCCTGGCCGGAAAGAAGCTCGGAGCGTCCAGCGCCTACTCCGACGGTTCAGGAATGATCGGGCGTCTGGTTGCGCCGCGGCACATCGCGTCGATTCCGTACTTCCAGAACAACAAGCCGATGATCGGCTGGACGTTCATGCTCGTCATCGGAACGATCATTGGCTCGTTTATCGCGGCATCGACGGGGGGGGAGCTGACCGGCACCTATCTGCAGGATATGTGGGTGGCCCGCTTCGGTCCCGACAGCGGCGGACTCCGCACGCTCGTCGCGCTCGCGGGCGGAGCTCTGATGGCCTACGGGGCCCGCATGGCCGGAGGATGTACCAGCGGGCACGGCATCAGCGGGACACTGCAGCTGGCTGTCGGATCATGGATTGCCGTGATCTGCTTTTTCCTCGGCGGAATCGCGTCCGCCATGCTGATGTACCGCCTGTGA
- a CDS encoding YeeE/YedE thiosulfate transporter family protein, whose product MNPGPHSTETRATPTTESPSRRQRPETESWNWLEESPGRLAAALLFGGIFGFLLQKAGVAKFDILAGVLLLENFVVVKVMLAAIIVGMVGTWLLRKAGVIELHISETRYGGNIIGGLLFGVGFGLLAYCPGTNAAAVGQGNLDALVGVVGLLLGSYLFALTSRYSSGTISRLGNRGKITLPGLLGVSTDVFVPIAALLLIGVLFLMESLGL is encoded by the coding sequence ATGAACCCGGGACCTCACTCCACCGAGACCCGTGCGACTCCGACCACCGAGTCCCCGTCGCGACGGCAACGTCCGGAAACCGAGAGCTGGAACTGGCTCGAGGAATCTCCCGGCCGACTGGCTGCCGCGCTCCTGTTCGGAGGCATCTTCGGCTTCCTGCTGCAGAAGGCGGGCGTCGCGAAGTTCGATATCCTCGCCGGCGTCCTGCTGCTCGAGAACTTCGTCGTCGTCAAGGTGATGCTCGCTGCGATCATCGTCGGCATGGTCGGGACGTGGTTGCTCCGCAAAGCCGGCGTCATCGAACTGCACATCAGCGAGACCCGCTACGGTGGCAACATCATCGGGGGACTGCTGTTCGGCGTCGGCTTCGGGCTGCTCGCGTACTGCCCGGGCACCAACGCCGCTGCCGTGGGCCAAGGAAATCTCGATGCGCTGGTCGGCGTCGTGGGACTGCTGCTGGGGTCGTACCTGTTCGCACTCACGTCGCGGTACAGTTCGGGGACCATCAGTCGCCTGGGGAATCGAGGCAAGATCACGCTGCCCGGTCTGTTGGGAGTGTCGACGGACGTCTTCGTGCCGATTGCTGCCCTGTTGCTGATCGGCGTGCTGTTCCTGATGGAATCGCTGGGACTCTAG
- a CDS encoding cysteine dioxygenase: MTSGLQTCFIRSVPDLQRVLGEIRRPLDEDELRQLAERIRLDRSAWEPHVQYRSDRFCYRTIYASAWFEVNVIGWRGGQQSSVHDHHGTACCVLVLDGVMTNIDYTSGGDGDLCETGRIQLQPGEILCRSDQAIHCCGNVDPAGDDLATLHLYSPPLLPLEQRRHDRG; encoded by the coding sequence ATGACCTCAGGACTGCAGACATGCTTCATCCGCTCGGTGCCGGACCTGCAGCGGGTGTTGGGAGAGATCCGGCGGCCTCTCGACGAGGACGAGCTTCGGCAACTGGCGGAGCGGATCCGTCTGGATCGCTCCGCGTGGGAACCGCACGTGCAGTACCGGTCCGACCGGTTCTGCTACCGCACGATCTATGCGTCCGCCTGGTTCGAGGTGAACGTGATCGGCTGGCGGGGCGGGCAGCAGAGCAGTGTTCACGACCACCACGGCACCGCATGTTGCGTGCTCGTGCTCGACGGCGTGATGACGAATATTGACTACACGTCTGGCGGCGACGGCGACCTGTGCGAAACGGGACGGATACAATTGCAGCCGGGGGAGATCCTGTGCCGCAGTGACCAGGCGATTCACTGCTGCGGCAACGTCGATCCGGCGGGAGACGACCTCGCGACGCTGCACCTCTATTCGCCGCCCCTGCTTCCGCTCGAGCAGCGTCGACACGACCGCGGATGA
- a CDS encoding sulfatase — MNCDASMKSQTQSLFRLSRVVPRTLLLLMALLAVLLLTERATLAANEELPKIRNVLFLVSDDLKASVLGCYGDDVANTPNIDRLASEGVIFRRAYCQGTVCAPSRISFMYSRYRGSRGKTIGEHLQDHGLYTARVGKIFHMKVPGDIIAGTNGRDVPECWTERFNSPGLEAHTPGDYACLNLNVFTTELEGRQSTAMPHRMFVSVRYKGDGSDQPDHKSATKAIELLRQHRDDRFFLAVGFVRPHYPMVAPQQYFSQYDWQQIQLPEVVENDLEDIPAKGIPRSISSRNGIDQYPDNQKRMWEAYYASVTFMDDQVGRVLGELERLGLRESTAIVFTSDHGYHLGEHTFWQKNNLHEEVIRVPLVMSIPGYEPGETDSIVELVDIAPTLCDLLGLPIPDSMQGVSLVPVLKDKSATLKEGALSFAGGTSWRTDDWAYMQYNDGSEELYDMKADPKQFTNLAGDPEHQATRERLFRELTSRLRAVGLEEKAGRR; from the coding sequence ATGAACTGCGACGCCTCGATGAAGTCACAGACGCAGTCCCTTTTCAGATTGAGCCGCGTTGTGCCGCGGACGCTCCTCCTTCTCATGGCGCTGTTGGCCGTGTTGCTGCTTACCGAGCGGGCCACACTGGCTGCAAACGAGGAGCTGCCGAAGATTCGCAACGTCCTGTTTCTCGTTTCGGACGACCTCAAGGCGAGTGTTCTCGGCTGCTACGGCGATGACGTCGCGAACACGCCGAACATCGACCGCCTGGCGAGTGAAGGAGTCATCTTCCGCCGCGCGTATTGTCAGGGAACCGTCTGTGCGCCGTCCCGCATTTCGTTCATGTACAGCCGGTATCGTGGTTCCCGGGGCAAGACGATTGGTGAGCATCTGCAGGACCACGGGCTCTACACCGCCCGGGTCGGCAAGATCTTTCACATGAAGGTTCCCGGCGACATCATCGCGGGCACGAACGGACGGGATGTCCCCGAGTGCTGGACGGAACGGTTCAACTCACCCGGCCTCGAAGCACATACCCCGGGCGACTACGCCTGCCTGAACCTGAATGTCTTCACCACCGAACTGGAAGGCCGGCAGTCGACCGCCATGCCGCACCGCATGTTTGTGTCGGTCCGCTACAAAGGGGACGGTTCCGATCAGCCGGATCACAAGTCGGCAACGAAGGCAATCGAGCTGCTGCGGCAGCACAGGGATGACCGGTTCTTTCTCGCGGTTGGTTTCGTGCGTCCCCACTATCCGATGGTCGCCCCGCAGCAGTACTTCTCGCAGTACGACTGGCAGCAGATTCAACTGCCCGAAGTCGTTGAGAACGATCTGGAGGACATTCCGGCAAAGGGAATCCCCCGCAGCATCTCGTCCCGAAACGGCATCGACCAGTACCCGGACAATCAGAAGCGGATGTGGGAAGCATACTACGCTTCGGTCACGTTCATGGATGACCAGGTGGGACGGGTGCTGGGCGAACTGGAGCGTCTGGGGCTGCGGGAGAGCACGGCGATCGTCTTTACGAGCGATCACGGCTACCACCTGGGGGAACACACCTTCTGGCAGAAGAACAATCTGCACGAAGAAGTGATCCGCGTGCCGTTGGTGATGTCCATCCCCGGCTACGAGCCCGGCGAGACCGACTCGATCGTCGAGCTTGTCGACATCGCACCGACGCTGTGTGACCTGCTCGGACTGCCGATCCCCGACAGCATGCAGGGTGTGAGCCTTGTCCCTGTGCTGAAAGACAAATCAGCAACGTTGAAGGAGGGGGCCCTGTCGTTCGCAGGCGGCACCTCCTGGCGCACCGACGACTGGGCTTACATGCAGTACAACGACGGCTCTGAAGAACTGTACGACATGAAAGCGGATCCGAAGCAGTTCACGAATCTGGCCGGCGATCCGGAGCATCAGGCCACGCGTGAGCGGCTCTTCAGAGAGCTGACGTCCCGCCTGCGTGCCGTCGGCCTGGAGGAAAAAGCGGGGCGACGATAG
- a CDS encoding Gfo/Idh/MocA family oxidoreductase gives MPSSHQTSRRQFLQGIAAAGAASVLVPSANRAFGFESANDRPVFATIGLRNQGWTITNKSFRFADFAALADVDENVLGTNVERVKEKQGKAPDAYKDYRKILERDDIDAVMIATPDHWHTKISVEAMYAGKDVYCEKPLTLTIDEGKLIERVVKETGRVFQVGTMQRTESGQRFLQAIALIRDGRIGKVRKVTCGINGMSPSPVIPEAPVPEGLDWDFWLGPAAAVPYRALPEMREGYGGGVPLYSNCHYSFRNWHEYSGGKLTDWGAHHVDIACWALGATDTGPSKVTPVEYTLPVEYRDGHPVVDDQYNAATKFRISVDMPNDVEMIITSEGDNGILFEGTKGRFFVNRGKIVGKPVEDLEDNPLPEGAIEDVYGGPVSANHTANFIEGMQSREQPISDVWSHNRMLEICHLSNIAMRLGRELNWDPAKREIIGDEQANSFLSREARKGFEIEA, from the coding sequence ATGCCATCATCTCACCAGACATCGCGTCGTCAGTTTCTGCAGGGCATCGCTGCCGCGGGTGCCGCGAGCGTTCTCGTGCCATCGGCCAACCGGGCGTTCGGTTTCGAATCGGCAAACGATCGGCCGGTGTTCGCGACGATCGGTCTGCGGAATCAGGGCTGGACGATCACCAACAAGTCATTCAGATTTGCAGACTTCGCCGCCCTGGCCGACGTCGACGAAAACGTGCTGGGCACGAACGTCGAGAGAGTCAAAGAGAAGCAGGGCAAGGCGCCGGACGCCTACAAGGATTACCGCAAGATCCTCGAGCGGGATGATATCGATGCCGTCATGATCGCCACGCCCGATCACTGGCATACGAAGATCTCGGTCGAGGCGATGTACGCAGGCAAGGACGTCTACTGCGAAAAGCCGCTCACGCTGACCATCGACGAAGGAAAGCTGATCGAGCGGGTCGTCAAGGAGACCGGCCGCGTCTTCCAGGTCGGCACCATGCAGCGGACCGAGTCGGGACAGCGGTTCCTGCAGGCGATTGCCCTGATCCGGGATGGACGGATCGGCAAGGTCCGGAAGGTGACCTGCGGCATCAACGGAATGAGCCCTTCGCCGGTCATTCCCGAAGCACCGGTTCCGGAAGGTCTCGACTGGGACTTCTGGCTCGGCCCGGCCGCCGCGGTCCCGTATCGTGCTCTTCCCGAGATGCGGGAAGGATACGGCGGCGGAGTCCCCCTCTACAGCAACTGCCATTACTCGTTCCGCAACTGGCACGAGTACTCCGGCGGCAAGCTGACCGACTGGGGAGCCCACCACGTCGACATTGCCTGCTGGGCGCTGGGCGCCACCGACACCGGACCGAGCAAGGTCACGCCGGTCGAATACACCCTGCCGGTCGAGTATCGGGACGGACACCCCGTGGTGGACGATCAGTACAACGCGGCAACGAAGTTCCGCATCAGCGTCGACATGCCGAACGATGTCGAGATGATCATCACCAGCGAAGGGGACAACGGGATTCTCTTCGAAGGGACGAAAGGCCGGTTCTTCGTCAACCGTGGCAAGATCGTCGGCAAGCCGGTTGAGGATCTCGAAGACAACCCGCTGCCGGAAGGTGCCATCGAAGATGTCTACGGCGGACCGGTCAGCGCGAACCACACCGCCAACTTCATCGAGGGAATGCAGTCGCGGGAGCAGCCGATCTCCGATGTCTGGTCACATAACCGGATGCTCGAGATCTGCCACCTCTCGAACATCGCCATGCGTCTCGGTCGGGAACTGAACTGGGACCCGGCCAAGCGGGAGATCATCGGCGACGAACAGGCGAACTCGTTCCTCTCGCGCGAAGCCCGCAAGGGATTCGAAATCGAAGCGTAA